A single window of Treponema denticola ATCC 35405 DNA harbors:
- the bamA gene encoding outer membrane protein assembly factor BamA, which translates to MEIFLLIKGIKMLKKKIIGFMLILFALNCFAQEPEGWYNGKPVLEIQFKGLQNIASSELDEIFKSYKKKPFSDELYWEILQKIYALDYFTDIVPKAIPADEKYQYVLLEFIVKEKPAVNNIVFTGNNNIRKADLLSAIKVKKGDIFNEVNIKNAERALKDFYIEKGFTKAEISSKTSEDKEKNSVNVEFFIKEGKTSVITKILFEGNSKFPEKALKKVLVSKEAWLLQKGFFREDALQADKNAIKLLYGEHGYIDAHVETIKKDIDTESDPQKDQITLTYVIMEGEQFTYAGVDFEGNYIFSTKELSEKFKLKKGDVFNLRKFETGFGDVANLYFENGYTGNYIDKKENRNTSTKEVSYTIIIVERERSHVENIIIKGNTKTKDNVILREILLKEGDVFSKTKLINSFRNLANLRYFSAVLPDVLQGSEPDLVDIVINVEEQSTAGIQFGVTFSGSPDPDTFPMSVFAQWEEKNLFGTGRELSASVNAASDTQSLILGLTENWFLGKPLSVGFNFSVSHKNLYTYQDILYPFNNVPDPHTTMEEFNKNPSLSDAFKMKYERLEFGLGMNSGYRWFPKFAIITLRGELNFGLVKNFYDSMLYRPAEEKIRKQQAKWGLSNSLKIKLSVDDRDLTYDPSKGWFLSQEIGFYGLFPKIEDEYFFQSDTKGEFYITLLDYPVSDIWNLKFVLGFYSGFSFQIPLAKQPISFDRKLYIDGAFKGRGWIGMGTQGAGTVMQNNWIEFRWPLAHGILSFDFFFDAIAVKQDLQDLKSLSINDYYFSFGPGLRFSIPQFPLRLMLANTFKSVNGKPVWGNGKGADWRFVLSFNIPNL; encoded by the coding sequence ATGGAAATTTTCTTATTGATTAAGGGGATAAAAATGTTGAAGAAAAAAATTATAGGTTTTATGCTAATCTTATTTGCTTTAAATTGCTTTGCTCAAGAGCCTGAAGGATGGTATAATGGAAAACCTGTTTTAGAGATTCAGTTCAAAGGTTTACAAAATATCGCCAGCTCAGAATTAGATGAAATCTTCAAATCATACAAAAAAAAGCCTTTTTCCGATGAGCTATATTGGGAAATATTACAAAAAATCTATGCATTGGATTATTTTACAGATATCGTTCCTAAGGCAATACCGGCAGACGAAAAATATCAATACGTATTGTTGGAATTTATAGTCAAAGAAAAACCTGCCGTAAATAATATTGTATTTACAGGCAATAACAATATCCGAAAAGCAGATTTACTTTCAGCAATCAAGGTAAAAAAAGGCGACATTTTTAATGAAGTTAATATAAAGAATGCCGAAAGAGCCTTAAAAGACTTTTATATCGAAAAAGGATTTACAAAGGCGGAAATATCAAGTAAAACTTCTGAAGATAAAGAAAAAAACAGTGTAAATGTCGAATTCTTTATAAAAGAAGGCAAAACATCCGTTATAACTAAGATACTATTTGAAGGAAACTCAAAATTCCCCGAAAAGGCTTTAAAAAAGGTGCTTGTATCTAAAGAAGCATGGTTACTGCAAAAAGGTTTTTTTAGAGAAGATGCCCTGCAAGCCGATAAAAATGCAATTAAGCTATTGTATGGAGAGCACGGATATATAGATGCCCATGTTGAAACCATAAAAAAAGATATAGATACCGAATCCGATCCGCAAAAAGATCAAATTACCCTTACCTATGTAATCATGGAAGGAGAACAGTTTACCTATGCAGGAGTAGACTTTGAAGGAAACTATATTTTTTCAACCAAGGAATTAAGCGAAAAATTCAAGCTTAAAAAGGGTGATGTATTTAATTTAAGGAAATTTGAAACAGGGTTTGGAGATGTAGCCAACCTATATTTTGAAAACGGTTATACCGGAAATTATATCGATAAAAAAGAAAACCGTAATACTTCAACTAAAGAAGTTTCCTATACGATTATAATCGTGGAACGCGAACGAAGCCATGTAGAAAATATAATAATAAAAGGGAATACAAAAACCAAAGACAATGTTATTTTAAGAGAAATCCTATTAAAGGAAGGGGATGTATTCTCTAAAACAAAACTGATAAATAGTTTTAGAAACTTAGCGAACCTAAGATATTTTTCGGCCGTTTTACCCGATGTTTTACAGGGTTCGGAACCTGATCTTGTGGATATTGTCATCAATGTTGAGGAACAATCGACGGCAGGGATTCAATTCGGTGTTACTTTTTCAGGTTCGCCGGATCCTGATACCTTTCCTATGTCTGTATTTGCACAGTGGGAAGAAAAAAATTTATTTGGAACAGGAAGAGAACTATCGGCTAGTGTCAATGCCGCAAGCGATACACAGAGCTTAATCTTAGGGCTCACTGAAAACTGGTTTTTAGGTAAGCCTCTTTCGGTAGGTTTTAATTTTTCGGTATCTCATAAAAATCTATATACTTATCAGGATATACTTTATCCTTTTAACAATGTTCCTGACCCTCATACAACTATGGAAGAATTTAATAAAAACCCATCTTTATCCGATGCATTTAAAATGAAATATGAACGTCTCGAATTCGGTTTAGGTATGAACTCGGGATACAGGTGGTTTCCTAAATTTGCAATTATCACTCTAAGAGGAGAACTAAATTTCGGTCTTGTAAAGAATTTTTATGACAGTATGCTGTATAGACCTGCCGAAGAAAAAATCAGAAAGCAACAAGCAAAATGGGGCTTAAGCAACTCCTTAAAGATAAAGCTGTCTGTAGATGACAGAGACCTTACATATGATCCTTCTAAGGGATGGTTTTTAAGTCAGGAAATAGGTTTTTATGGTCTTTTTCCAAAAATTGAAGATGAGTACTTTTTTCAGTCGGATACAAAGGGTGAGTTTTATATTACACTCTTAGACTACCCCGTAAGCGACATCTGGAATCTAAAATTTGTTCTAGGTTTTTACTCGGGATTTTCCTTCCAAATTCCTCTTGCTAAACAGCCGATCAGTTTTGACAGGAAGCTTTATATTGACGGGGCCTTTAAAGGACGAGGCTGGATTGGAATGGGCACGCAAGGTGCAGGAACGGTTATGCAAAATAACTGGATAGAATTTAGATGGCCCTTAGCTCACGGAATTTTATCTTTCGACTTTTTCTTTGATGCTATAGCTGTCAAACAGGACTTGCAGGATTTAAAATCCTTAAGCATAAACGATTATTATTTCAGTTTCGGCCCGGGATTGCGCTTTTCAATACCCCAATTTCCTCTGCGTCTGATGCTTGCAAATACCTTTAAATCTGTAAACGGAAAACCGGTATGGGGCAACGGAAAAGGTGCCGACTGGAGATTTGTTCTTTCATTCAATATACCCAATTTATAG
- a CDS encoding OmpH family outer membrane protein has product MNKKGTLIIIVMLLMSLGIYAQQITRFAVIDTGLIFDTFRRDAKAARDYQEKKEKFENQKKILESEIIQLRQKKVSAEADGQEAEVKKYEEKIKSKITLLMEYVKASNDELNMLRKNLINDDVFYSNLYESVRRVAESEGYTMVLSYEHNAGIIWYSPTVDITDKVIQELRKRSE; this is encoded by the coding sequence ATGAATAAAAAAGGAACCCTGATTATTATTGTTATGTTATTGATGTCTCTTGGAATCTATGCACAGCAGATTACCCGCTTTGCAGTTATAGATACGGGACTTATCTTTGACACCTTTAGGCGTGATGCAAAGGCGGCGAGGGACTATCAGGAAAAGAAGGAAAAGTTTGAAAATCAAAAGAAGATCCTTGAATCCGAGATTATACAGCTTAGGCAAAAAAAAGTTAGTGCCGAAGCCGACGGACAGGAAGCTGAAGTAAAGAAATATGAAGAAAAAATAAAAAGCAAGATAACCTTATTGATGGAATATGTAAAGGCTTCCAATGACGAACTTAATATGCTCAGAAAAAATCTTATCAATGATGATGTTTTTTACAGCAACCTATACGAATCCGTCCGCCGCGTTGCAGAATCTGAAGGCTACACAATGGTTTTAAGCTATGAGCATAACGCAGGTATCATATGGTACAGCCCTACTGTAGATATTACGGACAAGGTTATTCAAGAATTAAGAAAACGAAGTGAATAA